One window from the genome of Lysobacter helvus encodes:
- a CDS encoding RNA polymerase sigma factor, which translates to MHMTGHSSFAIDVPDALLARARAGDRAAFEQLYRWFERPVFTLALRIAGNREEAQDVLQETMLKVLGRIGEFRGDGSPFWGWLRQIAVNEALMRLRRDKRLAQEIGVDDPSEYAEDLAPLPPAAADAALLQRALATLPTATRSVLWLYHGEGYTHDEIAALMQRTPSFSKSQLARGTKKLRAVLQVPEAAHA; encoded by the coding sequence ATGCACATGACCGGTCATTCGAGCTTCGCCATCGATGTCCCCGACGCCCTCCTCGCCCGCGCACGGGCCGGGGATCGCGCGGCGTTCGAGCAGCTCTACCGGTGGTTCGAGCGCCCGGTGTTCACCCTGGCGCTGCGCATCGCCGGCAACCGCGAGGAGGCACAGGACGTGCTGCAGGAAACGATGCTCAAGGTGCTGGGCCGGATCGGCGAGTTCCGCGGCGACGGCAGTCCGTTCTGGGGCTGGTTGCGCCAGATCGCGGTGAACGAGGCGCTGATGCGCCTGCGTCGCGACAAGCGGCTCGCGCAGGAAATCGGCGTCGACGATCCGTCCGAATACGCCGAGGACCTCGCGCCGCTGCCGCCGGCCGCCGCCGATGCGGCGCTGCTGCAGCGCGCGCTGGCGACGTTGCCGACGGCCACGCGCAGCGTGCTGTGGCTGTACCACGGCGAGGGCTACACGCACGACGAAATCGCGGCGCTGATGCAGCGCACGCCCAGTTTTTCCAAGTCACAACTCGCGCGCGGCACGAAGAAGCTGCGCGCAGTGCTCCAGGTCCCGGAGGCTGCACATGCCTGA
- a CDS encoding SPFH domain-containing protein produces MSLSWILTAVVVFFAIVLVSKAVRMVPQGFEWTVERFGRYTHTLSPGLHFLVPIYQRIGRKINMMEQVMDVPSQDVITKDNAVVKVDGIVFFQVLDAAKAAYEVAQLEVAILNLVMTNIRTSIGSMDLDESLSKRDEINAKVLVAVDAATHPWGLKVNRIELKDIQPPRDLIDSMARQMKAEREKRANILEAEGHRAAAILRAEGEKQAAILEAEGHREASFRQAEARERLAEAEAKATQVVSDAIAGGNVNAINYFVAQKYIEAFKSLAEAPNQKFVLMPMESSGVLGSLGGIAELAREALGAPRMAAKPIAPPPTPRPAGS; encoded by the coding sequence ATGTCGTTGAGCTGGATCCTGACCGCGGTCGTCGTCTTCTTCGCCATCGTGCTCGTGTCCAAGGCGGTGCGGATGGTGCCGCAGGGCTTCGAGTGGACCGTCGAGCGCTTCGGGCGCTACACCCACACGCTGAGCCCGGGCCTGCACTTCCTCGTGCCGATCTACCAGCGCATCGGGCGCAAGATCAACATGATGGAACAGGTGATGGACGTGCCCAGCCAGGACGTCATCACCAAGGACAACGCCGTGGTGAAGGTGGACGGCATCGTCTTCTTCCAGGTGCTCGACGCGGCCAAGGCCGCCTACGAGGTCGCGCAGCTGGAGGTCGCCATCCTCAACCTGGTGATGACCAACATCCGTACCTCGATCGGTTCGATGGACCTGGACGAGTCGCTCTCCAAGCGCGACGAGATCAACGCGAAGGTGCTGGTGGCGGTGGACGCGGCGACGCATCCGTGGGGCCTGAAGGTCAACCGCATCGAACTGAAGGACATCCAGCCGCCGCGCGACCTCATCGATTCGATGGCGCGGCAGATGAAGGCCGAACGCGAGAAGCGCGCCAACATCCTGGAAGCCGAGGGCCACCGCGCCGCGGCCATCCTGCGCGCCGAAGGCGAGAAGCAGGCCGCGATCCTGGAAGCCGAAGGCCATCGCGAAGCCTCGTTCCGCCAGGCCGAAGCGCGCGAGCGCCTGGCCGAAGCGGAAGCGAAGGCGACGCAGGTCGTGTCCGATGCCATCGCCGGCGGCAACGTCAACGCCATCAATTACTTCGTCGCGCAGAAATACATCGAGGCCTTCAAGTCGCTGGCCGAGGCGCCGAACCAGAAGTTCGTGCTGATGCCGATGGAATCCTCCGGCGTGCTCGGTTCGCTCGGCGGCATCGCGGAACTGGCGCGCGAAGCGCTCGGTGCACCGCGCATGGCCGCCAAGCCGATCGCGCCGCCGCCCACGCCGCGCCCGGCCGGGAGCTGA
- a CDS encoding NfeD family protein encodes MRMDVFAWAAIALLLCAAEMIAPGAFLLWLGFAAAAVFFVVLLVPGISVLSQAVLFGVLGVLSILAWRRWARGRGRASDDPVLNKRTAALIGRVVPLERGIVNGHGRVQIADAFWDVVGPELPAGTPVRVLSAEGMTLRVEAAG; translated from the coding sequence ATGCGCATGGATGTCTTCGCGTGGGCCGCCATCGCGCTGCTGCTGTGCGCGGCGGAGATGATCGCGCCGGGCGCCTTCCTGTTGTGGCTCGGGTTCGCCGCGGCCGCGGTGTTCTTCGTCGTGCTACTGGTACCCGGGATCTCGGTGCTGTCGCAGGCCGTGCTGTTCGGCGTGCTGGGCGTGCTGTCGATCCTCGCGTGGCGGCGCTGGGCGCGCGGTCGCGGGCGCGCCAGCGACGACCCGGTGCTCAACAAGCGCACCGCCGCGCTGATCGGGCGCGTGGTCCCGCTGGAGCGCGGGATCGTCAACGGACACGGGCGCGTGCAGATCGCCGATGCGTTCTGGGACGTGGTCGGGCCGGAGTTGCCGGCCGGCACGCCGGTGCGCGTGCTCTCGGCCGAAGGCATGACGTTGCGGGTGGAAGCGGCCGGCTGA
- the gcvT gene encoding glycine cleavage system aminomethyltransferase GcvT, with protein MTRKTILNDTHRSLGAKMVDFGGWDMPLHYGSQVDEHHLVRSDAGMFDVSHMTVVDLRGARVREFLRKLVANSVDKLKVPGKAFYTAMLDPQGGVIDDLIVYFMGEEWFRLVVNAATRDKDLAWITGEAKAFDVSVSERPEFGMVAVQGPTARERVVGLLDAASAPVVQKLARFAAVEATSRDGVPLFVARTGYTGEDGFEIIVPEAQAPAFWNALLAAGVKPAGLGARDTLRLEAGMNLYGQDMDETTTPYEAGMAWTVALDEGRDFTGRAALEAQRAAGVPRQMIGLVMDEKGVLRHGQKVLTDNGDGEILSGTFSPTLGKAIAFARVPSGEPGQVRVDIRGREVPVRVVKFPFVREGKAQPGI; from the coding sequence ATGACGCGCAAGACCATCCTCAACGACACCCATCGTTCGCTCGGCGCGAAGATGGTGGACTTCGGCGGCTGGGACATGCCGCTGCACTACGGTTCCCAGGTGGACGAGCACCACCTCGTCCGCAGCGACGCGGGCATGTTCGACGTCTCGCACATGACGGTGGTGGACCTGCGCGGCGCGCGCGTGCGCGAGTTCCTGCGCAAGCTGGTCGCCAACTCCGTCGACAAGCTGAAGGTGCCGGGCAAGGCGTTCTACACCGCGATGCTCGATCCGCAGGGCGGCGTGATCGACGACCTGATCGTGTACTTCATGGGCGAGGAATGGTTCCGCCTGGTGGTCAACGCCGCCACGCGCGACAAGGACCTGGCGTGGATCACGGGCGAGGCGAAGGCCTTTGACGTGTCGGTGAGCGAACGCCCGGAGTTCGGCATGGTCGCCGTGCAGGGACCGACCGCGCGCGAACGCGTGGTCGGCCTGCTCGACGCGGCGAGCGCGCCGGTCGTGCAGAAGCTCGCGCGCTTCGCCGCGGTGGAGGCCACCTCGCGCGACGGCGTGCCGCTGTTCGTGGCGCGCACGGGCTACACCGGTGAAGACGGTTTCGAAATCATCGTCCCCGAAGCGCAGGCGCCCGCATTCTGGAACGCGCTGCTCGCCGCCGGCGTCAAACCCGCCGGCCTGGGCGCGCGCGACACGCTGCGCCTGGAAGCCGGCATGAACCTCTACGGCCAGGACATGGACGAGACCACCACGCCGTACGAGGCGGGCATGGCATGGACCGTCGCGCTCGATGAAGGCCGCGACTTCACCGGCCGTGCCGCGCTCGAAGCGCAGCGCGCCGCCGGCGTACCGCGCCAGATGATCGGCCTGGTGATGGACGAGAAGGGCGTGCTGCGCCACGGGCAGAAGGTGCTCACCGACAACGGCGACGGCGAGATCCTGTCGGGCACGTTCTCCCCGACGCTCGGCAAGGCGATCGCGTTCGCGCGCGTGCCGTCGGGCGAACCGGGCCAGGTGCGCGTGGACATCCGCGGGCGCGAAGTGCCGGTGCGGGTGGTGAAGTTCCCGTTCGTGCGCGAAGGCAAGGCGCAACCCGGCATCTGA
- the gcvH gene encoding glycine cleavage system protein GcvH, whose amino-acid sequence MNEIPGDLKFMKSHEWARVEGDGKVTIGISDHAQGLLGDLVYVELPNVGDRVEQGTASAVVESVKAASDVYSPVTGKVVAVNTALADKPETINEDAYGEGWIFVVEAEEPEQLNDLLGPDDYAELLEAEDH is encoded by the coding sequence ATGAACGAGATCCCCGGCGACCTGAAGTTCATGAAGTCCCATGAGTGGGCGCGCGTCGAAGGCGACGGCAAGGTCACCATCGGCATCTCCGACCACGCGCAGGGCCTGCTCGGCGACCTGGTGTACGTCGAGCTGCCGAACGTCGGCGACCGCGTCGAACAGGGCACGGCGAGCGCCGTGGTGGAGTCGGTCAAGGCGGCGTCCGATGTGTATTCGCCCGTCACGGGCAAGGTCGTCGCGGTCAACACCGCGCTGGCCGACAAGCCGGAAACGATCAACGAAGACGCCTACGGCGAAGGCTGGATCTTCGTCGTCGAAGCCGAAGAGCCGGAGCAACTCAACGATCTCCTCGGCCCCGACGACTACGCCGAACTGCTCGAAGCCGAAGACCACTGA